The Polaromonas sp. JS666 genome has a segment encoding these proteins:
- a CDS encoding integrase domain-containing protein → MTQQLQLPLDGGKEPSAREVNRQISAELKSAKRSAQAKRAGTGAGLSVLQRAQQRHKKNPKAQLAMFLGEFTIRAGTGRARPISERTRTHYGDELMRMLDELREIRAGVQNIGEIGKSHAVKLIKHWGSKGQAASTIQNKISILRRFLTFIGKDSAIPKGQDLKTWLNQQGVTAPVTRQNIPTESKAWDENQVDLHKVLTELRKESAITAMQLEVQAAFGLRMKESLQLNPQAADCGTFLRVVHGTKGGLPRDVDFEDDPVMREWQRDVLERAKLYAQRNRKGTLSIQGKRLDQSKAHFYYQCGKVGITRNQLGVTAHGLRHQYAARRYARLAGMGAPVTRNAPLHVTDEVRSADLAAREQISRELGHFRPDITQAYTGSLPMMEKGRKQRIRDWVERTEENPEFQTAMKDAGVVSVWMGGRFAMGLEAEASEKFRLIVRTASCQPLDGDARFMLKQRLMGMYDRAIDLSEHFEAGSPDDTFELMVR, encoded by the coding sequence ATGACCCAACAGCTCCAACTGCCTCTCGACGGCGGCAAAGAACCCAGCGCCCGGGAAGTCAACCGCCAGATCTCCGCAGAACTAAAGAGCGCCAAGCGCAGCGCCCAGGCCAAACGGGCAGGCACCGGTGCGGGTTTGAGCGTCCTGCAGCGCGCCCAGCAACGCCACAAAAAGAACCCCAAGGCGCAACTGGCCATGTTCCTCGGGGAATTCACCATTCGTGCCGGTACCGGCCGTGCCCGCCCCATATCCGAGCGCACCCGCACCCACTACGGCGACGAACTCATGCGCATGCTCGATGAACTGCGCGAGATCCGGGCCGGAGTTCAGAACATCGGCGAAATCGGAAAAAGCCACGCCGTCAAACTCATCAAACACTGGGGCAGTAAGGGCCAGGCCGCATCCACCATCCAGAACAAGATCAGCATCCTGCGCCGCTTCCTCACCTTCATCGGGAAAGACAGTGCCATCCCCAAGGGACAGGACCTGAAAACCTGGCTCAACCAGCAGGGCGTCACCGCACCCGTTACCCGCCAGAACATCCCCACCGAAAGCAAGGCATGGGATGAAAACCAGGTAGACCTGCACAAGGTACTGACCGAGCTGCGCAAGGAAAGCGCCATCACCGCCATGCAGTTGGAGGTACAGGCGGCATTCGGCCTGCGCATGAAGGAATCCCTGCAGCTCAATCCCCAGGCGGCGGACTGCGGAACCTTCCTGCGCGTCGTACACGGCACCAAAGGCGGCTTGCCACGCGACGTTGACTTTGAAGACGACCCCGTCATGCGCGAGTGGCAGAGAGATGTACTCGAGCGGGCAAAACTCTACGCCCAGCGAAATCGCAAGGGAACTCTGTCCATCCAGGGCAAGCGCCTCGACCAGAGCAAGGCCCACTTCTACTATCAGTGCGGCAAGGTAGGTATCACCCGCAACCAACTCGGCGTCACCGCCCACGGCCTGCGCCACCAGTACGCCGCCCGCCGGTATGCCCGACTGGCAGGGATGGGGGCGCCAGTGACCAGGAACGCCCCTCTGCACGTCACCGACGAGGTGCGCAGCGCCGATCTGGCCGCCCGGGAACAGATCAGCCGCGAACTCGGCCACTTCCGCCCCGACATTACCCAGGCTTACACCGGCTCCCTGCCCATGATGGAAAAGGGCCGCAAACAGCGTATCCGTGACTGGGTCGAACGCACAGAAGAGAACCCTGAATTCCAGACCGCCATGAAAGACGCCGGCGTTGTCTCCGTCTGGATGGGGGGACGCTTTGCCATGGGTCTGGAGGCCGAAGCCAGCGAAAAATTCCGGCTCATCGTCCGGACCGCCAGCTGCCAGCCCCTGGATGGGGATGCCCGCTTCATGCTCAAACAGCGCCTCATGGGCATGTACGACCGCGCCATCGACCTCAGCGAGCACTTTGAAGCCGGTTCGCCCGACGACACCTTTGAACTCATGGTCCGTTGA
- a CDS encoding IS5 family transposase (programmed frameshift) translates to MATRKRVESWVVTDEFWRRVEPLIPVRERSADKEYLRKAGAGRPPKPARQVFEAVVYVLRTGCQWKALPKERFGSASAVHKRFLEWEAAGVFEAIWKAGLAEYDQMEGIAWRWQSIDGAMFKAPLAQEAVGRNPTDRGKKGGSKRHLLVDGRGVPLSLVVTGANEHDVTQLDAVLQTIMVKRKTPGARRSKHLCADAGYRGRRALEIIESHGYIPHVVDRGKEADAKRRDPTKKARRWVVEVCHSWFNRFRKLLVRYEKLKRSFVALNHIAAAIIALRKVPLKINIIYG, encoded by the exons ATGGCGACACGCAAGCGAGTCGAATCGTGGGTGGTGACCGATGAATTTTGGCGGCGCGTCGAGCCGTTGATTCCGGTGCGCGAGCGCAGCGCGGACAAGGAGTACCTGCGCAAGGCGGGAGCTGGGCGGCCACCCAAGCCAGCACGACAAGTGTTCGAGGCGGTCGTGTACGTGTTGCGCACGGGCTGCCAATGGAAGGCGCTGCCCAAGGAGCGCTTCGGCAGTGCCAGTGCGGTGCACAAGCGGTTCCTGGAGTGGGAGGCCGCTGGCGTGTTCGAGGCCATCTGGAAAGCCGGGCTTGCCGAGTACGACCAGATGGAAGGCATCGCTTGGCGTTGGCAGAGTATCGACGGGGCCATGTTCAAGGCTCCATTAGCGCAAGAGGCGGTCGGACGCAACCCGACCGATCGGGGGAAAAAAGG GGGGAGCAAGCGCCACCTGCTGGTGGACGGCCGTGGCGTCCCGTTGTCGCTCGTCGTGACCGGAGCCAATGAGCATGACGTGACGCAACTCGATGCCGTGCTGCAGACCATCATGGTCAAGCGCAAGACACCAGGCGCGCGGCGCAGCAAGCATCTGTGCGCCGATGCCGGTTACCGAGGCCGGCGCGCGTTGGAGATCATCGAGTCCCACGGCTACATTCCTCACGTCGTTGATCGTGGCAAGGAGGCCGATGCCAAGCGGCGCGATCCCACAAAGAAGGCTCGGCGTTGGGTGGTCGAGGTCTGCCACAGCTGGTTCAATCGCTTCCGCAAGCTGCTGGTGCGATACGAGAAGCTCAAACGCAGCTTCGTTGCGCTGAACCACATAGCCGCCGCCATCATCGCGCTGCGCAAGGTGCCGTTGAAGATCAACATAATTTACGGATAG
- a CDS encoding NYN domain-containing protein produces MNVLLIDAENLNGESFVFEAYRHVERAYGPVQMCAAFGAKLHLQYLDKADRLLGISRIETEFAIKNRADQALIRHAKALTNQPQKPKLIAIASGDKDFLDTALWLRHRGVATACLARANIMTKLAVSCYDSCYPMDQRRMAMPSPQHRTIAILDCLHELHAGETIELNEAVRRLRKWRIAAKGTAGINALTEVMDEFDVFEDQGRQWLRLKATTTSQRPGGRKDQGNHFRRCIDR; encoded by the coding sequence ATGAACGTACTCCTGATTGATGCAGAAAACCTCAACGGTGAATCTTTCGTCTTTGAGGCGTATCGCCACGTAGAACGTGCCTATGGACCAGTGCAGATGTGTGCAGCCTTTGGCGCAAAGCTCCACCTTCAATACCTCGACAAGGCAGATCGCCTGCTCGGAATTTCGCGCATTGAGACGGAGTTTGCAATAAAAAACAGAGCTGATCAGGCGCTGATACGTCATGCGAAAGCGCTCACCAATCAACCCCAAAAACCGAAGCTGATTGCAATTGCGTCTGGTGACAAGGACTTCTTGGACACGGCTTTATGGCTACGCCACAGGGGGGTAGCAACAGCATGTCTTGCCCGTGCGAACATCATGACCAAGCTCGCGGTGAGTTGCTACGACAGTTGCTATCCCATGGACCAAAGGCGCATGGCCATGCCATCGCCGCAGCATCGAACGATTGCAATCCTGGACTGTCTGCATGAATTGCATGCTGGCGAAACAATTGAACTCAATGAGGCGGTTCGTCGCTTGCGAAAGTGGCGGATAGCCGCTAAAGGCACCGCCGGAATCAATGCACTGACGGAAGTAATGGATGAGTTTGACGTATTTGAAGATCAAGGCAGGCAATGGCTCAGACTAAAAGCCACAACCACCTCACAGCGGCCTGGTGGACGCAAGGACCAGGGAAACCATTTCCGTCGGTGCATTGACAGGTAG
- a CDS encoding phospholipase D family protein encodes MTRTASLFKAAMVSALMLACSHSFAFDISSMLMKTAGHAIFSEGKKFSEGVSSKPSHTVAAAGTVEVAFSPNEGAEALIVKVIDSAQREIRVLSYSFTSAPVTQALLNAKKRGVDIKLVADHKNNVAEDRSGKARAALSALVNAGVDVRTINVYAIHHDKVILVDGITTELGSYNYSAAAASRNSENVLVNWNNPALAKVYLDHFQRNYRQSTPYELRY; translated from the coding sequence ATGACCCGTACCGCATCCTTGTTCAAAGCAGCCATGGTGTCCGCGCTGATGCTGGCCTGCAGCCACAGCTTCGCTTTTGACATCTCCTCCATGTTGATGAAGACCGCTGGGCACGCCATCTTCAGCGAAGGCAAGAAATTCAGCGAGGGAGTCTCCAGCAAGCCTTCCCACACCGTTGCGGCCGCCGGCACAGTCGAAGTGGCGTTTTCCCCCAACGAAGGCGCCGAAGCCCTGATTGTGAAAGTCATCGACAGCGCACAGCGCGAGATTCGCGTTCTGAGCTACAGCTTCACCAGTGCGCCAGTGACCCAGGCCCTGCTCAACGCCAAAAAGCGGGGAGTGGACATCAAACTGGTGGCCGACCACAAGAACAACGTGGCCGAAGATCGCAGCGGCAAGGCCCGTGCCGCCCTGTCTGCGCTGGTGAATGCCGGTGTGGACGTGCGCACCATCAACGTCTACGCCATCCATCACGACAAGGTGATTCTGGTGGACGGCATCACCACCGAGCTGGGCAGCTACAACTACAGCGCCGCCGCGGCCAGCAGAAACAGCGAAAACGTGCTGGTGAACTGGAACAACCCGGCCCTGGCAAAGGTGTACCTCGACCACTTCCAGCGCAATTACCGCCAGTCCACCCCGTATGAACTCCGGTACTGA
- a CDS encoding VRR-NUC domain-containing protein — MSNSSPTAHARNPDRLSVADYRVLVAKGTITLPSSSASEKTSKGAKRASPEEDLHRSCFEWADLQTMRHPILQYLVHVPNGGARSKGEAGKLKAMGTKPGIPDFVLPRARGSWRGLAIELKSDTGRLKEEQKFWLRGLEAEGYLTSVCRSLEAFEALVLAFLNGKPEPACVERGWNA, encoded by the coding sequence ATGAGCAATTCCAGCCCCACAGCACACGCACGTAACCCGGATCGGCTTTCAGTGGCCGACTACCGTGTTCTGGTAGCCAAGGGCACCATCACCTTGCCCAGCTCCAGTGCATCCGAAAAGACCTCCAAAGGCGCGAAGCGCGCCAGCCCCGAGGAGGATTTGCATCGTTCCTGCTTCGAGTGGGCCGATCTGCAGACCATGCGCCATCCGATTCTCCAGTACCTGGTGCACGTCCCCAACGGCGGTGCCCGCTCCAAAGGGGAAGCCGGAAAACTCAAGGCCATGGGCACCAAACCCGGCATCCCCGATTTCGTTCTCCCGCGCGCCCGCGGCTCCTGGCGGGGCCTTGCCATTGAGCTCAAGTCCGATACAGGGCGGCTTAAGGAAGAACAGAAATTCTGGCTTCGGGGGCTGGAGGCCGAGGGCTATCTGACAAGCGTTTGCCGATCGCTGGAGGCCTTTGAAGCGCTGGTACTGGCCTTCCTGAACGGCAAACCAGAACCGGCCTGCGTGGAACGGGGCTGGAATGCGTAG